The genomic segment CGTACTGACCTCACTTCATGGTGCAGATCTCACATCTACTAaccagtactgtgtgtgtatcaaagctgatatatctgattaaaaacatgtcagtgagtctcACCGCTgctctgggtcacatgttccttcatcatgaagagtttggtcatgtttgtttgtgtagaaacggctccaaagactaataacagcatcatgttttcagtctccagagagcagttctgtgtaagacagacgccactgagcatgtgcaggaatgctgttctgtttacagcttcaccagtttgttgtgctgcagatcatCAACCtctgactttgtactgaagttgtTGAGAAATTAATGATGTAggctgaagaagaaaaatatataaaatcaccagaatgatcctttaaaggGAAAGTTTATGGAAACAGAGACTAAGTTCACAAACTGCCAGAACATAATGAGTGGAGGTTTTGATCATTAAACATTGattgttcattattttctgttaatccaTGAGTAGTTTAATTGAGTAATTattttagcagcagcaggagagaagaCTAAACTGAGCACTGCCATCTCAGCAGGAGGAAGCGCTATCGCCTGGCCTGAGAAATATCACCTCTTATTGTGTTCTCATCTGTTAGATGATCTTCCTACAGAGCCTCAGGAGGCCCTGAAACATGATCTATTTTACCTTGACCTGAGTCTTCTCTGTGTTCAGATGGCGGAGACAGTGAAGTACGTGGACGACGAACATAAGAGCATCTTCCTGAAGCTGCTGAACGAGCAGCGACTGGAGGGCGAACACTGTGACATCGCTGTGGTGGTCGAAGATGTCAAGTTCCGCGCTCACCGCTGTGTGCTGGCGGCCTGCTCCAACTACTTCAAAAAACTCTTCAAAAAGCATGAGGTACTGTCCAAAACTGAGTACTTTAACATGTACTCtctaaatacttaaaaatataCTTTCTGGATACTTGAACATGTACTCTCTGGATACTTGATACTGTTTATGCAGGTGGACAACTCTTCTGTGATCGAGATCGACTTCATCCGGTCAGACATCTTTGAGGAGGTGTTGAACTACATGTACACCGCCAAGATCTCGGTCAAGAAGAGAGACGTcaacctgatgatgtcatcaggacaGATCCTGGGGATCCGCTTCCTGGATAAACTCTGCTCTCAGGTAACtaacacacaggtaacacacacacacacaggtaacacacacacacacaggtaacacacacaggtaactaacacacaggtaacacacacacaggtaacacacacacacaggtaacacacacacacacacacaggtaactaacacacaggtaacacacacacacacacaggtaacacacacacacacaggtaactaACACACAGGTAAATAATCcaaacacaggtaacacacacacaggtaacacacacacaggtaacacacacacaggtaacacacacacacaggtaactaATCcaaacacaggtaacacacacacaggtaaataatccaaacacaggtaacacacacacaggtaacacacacacaggtaaataatccaaacacaggtaacacacacacacaggtaacacacacacacaggtaacacacacacaggtaaataatccaaacacaggtaacacacacacaggtaacacacacacaggtaacacacacacacaggtaacacacacacacaggtaacacacacacacaggtaacacacacacaggtaacacacacacaggtaaataatccaaacacaggtaacacacacacaggtaaataatccaaacacaggtaacacacacacaggtaacacacacacaggtaacacacacacaggtaaagtTTGTGGCGTTCTCCTCAggttcagtctgaacacactgatgttttACATCACTGTGTGACTTCAGCCTGTTGTTTACCTGTTAGTCAGACAGGTGAAGCTCCTTCTCCTGTGTGATGGTGCGTTCATGTTCCCTCAGAAACGAGACGTGTCATCAGAGGATAAAGAGAAGTTCCCCTATGACATCGTGAAGATGGCGCTGCCGCCTGAAGCTCAGCTGGCTGCTGACGCTGAGGTACGCTGTTCGTTACTGACCAGTTAGTTTATTCTACAtcgttgttattattatcaatattacaactgtgtgtttgcaggtgcTCGGTGAGCATGATGACACGCCCACCACTGATGACCTTGTTGAGGCCTCGGCCAATCAGGAGTTAGATAAGTCTCCCAGTGCGGCGCTGCGTGTCCAGGAAGCCATCCTGAAAGAACTGACCAATGAGGACATACATAAGGTACAAACACTATCCatgtttatctttattatctagcttcatgtttctgtctttacGTTAATCATCTTAATATTTACATTCTACTTCTACTACATGTTTATCTTTAAACTCTTTATCGTTAGACTACATCTATTTCTTTACTCGTTAATAAAATGCTCCCACTTCATTAGTGTCCAAGTACTAAAACTGGTCCTCACAAAGCAAGACGTACAAGAGAAGGTAAGCACCAGATGTGACTACACCTGTTTGTCCGCCAGGTGACGTGCTACGACCAGGATGTGGTGACAGAGATGGAGGCGGAGCCTAAAGAGCTGGGGGCGGAGCACCATGGCACCCAGACGCTGACATTTGCAGACAGTATGGGGGAGGTGAAGGACGAGCAGCCGCCCGGCTGGTCGACAGCGACGACCGACATGAAGTTTGAGTACCTGCTGTATGGACACCGAGAGCAGCTCGCCTGCCAGGTGTGTGGGAAGACCTTCCTGGATGAGACCAGACTCAGGTAATCTGATACACCTGGTCAACACACCTGACCTTCACACCTGACCTTCACACCTGACCTTCACACCTGACCTACACACCTGACCTTCATACCTGACCTTCACACCTGACCTTCACACCTGACCTacacacctgaactacacacctGACCTTCACACCTGACCTTCACACCTGACCTTCATACCTGACCTacacacctgaactacacacctgaactacacacctgaactacacacctGACCTTCATACCTGACCTTCACACCTGACCTTCACACCTGACCTACACACCTGACCTTCATACCTGACCTTcatacctgaactacacacctGAACTTCACACCTGACCTacacacctgaactacacacctGACCTTCACACCTGACCTacacacctgaactacacacctGACCTACACACCTGACCTTCACACCTGACCTTCACACCTGACCTTCACACCTGACCTacacacctgaactacacacctGACCTTCACACCTGACCTTCACACCTGACCTTCATACCTGACCTacacacctgaactacacacctgaactacacacctgaactacacacctGATCTTCACACCTGACCTTCACACCTGACCTTCATACCTGACCTTcatacctgaactacacacctGATCTTCACACCTGACCTTcatacctgaactacacacctGATCTTCACACCTGACCTTCACACCTGACCTTCATACCTGACCTacacacctgaactacacacctgaactacacacctGATCTTcacacctgaactacacacctGACCTTCATACCTGACCTTcatacctgaactacacacctGATCTTcacacctgaactacacacctGACCTTCATACCTGACCTTCATACCTGACCTACACACCTGAACTACAAACCTGACCTTcatacctgaactacacacctgaactacacacctgaactacacacctgaactacacacctgaactacacacctgaactacacacctGACCTacacacctgaactacacacctGACCTacacacctgaactacacacctGAACTACAAACCTGACCTTcatacctgaactacacacctgaactacacacctGAACTACAAACCTGACCTTCACACCTGATCTGTGTCTGTCTTTAGGAAACATGAGAAGCTTCATTCAGCAGAGCGTCCCTTCGCCTGTGAGATCTGCACTAAAGCTTTCACCACCCACGCTCACCTGAAAGGTAGAGAAATCCCACTGCACCTGAACTCAGCTGTGTTCACCTGAGTGCTGATGTCATCAGATACTCCTGTAGATTACTGCTCTCTCTGTAGATAAATGTGCTTTCACTGACGTAAAGTGTTTGACTCCGCCCTCACCTGTGTGTTACAGAACACCTGAAGATTCACACGGGCTTCAAGCCGTACAGGTGTGACGTTTGTGGGAAATCGTTCATTCGAGCTCCAGACCTGAAAAAACACGAACGAGTTCACAGCAACGAGCGGCCGTTCGCCTGTCAGATGTGTGAaaaggtctgtctgtctgtctgctaacctgtctgtctgctaacctgtctgtctgctcacctgtctgtatgctaacctgtctgtctgctaacctgtctgtctgctaacCGGTCTGTatgctaacctgtctgtctgctaacctgtctgtctgctaacctgtctgtctgccagcctgtctgtctgctcacctgtctgtccgctaacctgtctgtctgctaacctgtctgtctgctaacctgtctgtctgctaacctgtctgtctgctcacctgtctgtccgctaacctgtctgtctgctaacctgtctgtctgctaacctgtctgtatgctcacctgtctctctcacccATCTGTTTCTCATCTGTCTCTCACCCGCctgtatctcacctgtctgtctctcgcccgtctgtctctcacctgtctgtctctcacccgcctgtctctcacctgtctgtctctcacctgtctgtctctcgcCCGTCTGTCTCTTGCCCGTCTGTCTCTCGcccgtctgtctctcacctgtctgtctctctcacctgtctgtctctcacctgtctctcacctgtctgtctctcacctgtctgtctctctcacctgtctgtctctcacctgtctctcacctgtctgtctctcacctgtctgcagGCGTTTAAGCACAAGTCCCACCTGAAGGATCACGagaggagacacagaggagagaaaccGTTCGTCTGTCCGTCCTGCACGAAGGCCTTCGCCAAGGTCCTGATACtacaaatactactaatactacaaatactactactactgatactacaaatactacaaatactactactgctgatactacaaatactacaaatactactactgctaatactactaatactactactgctgatactacaaatactactactgctgatACTACAAATACTACTGCTGATACtacaaatactactaatactactactgatactacaaatactactactgctgatactacaaatactactactgctgatACTACAAATACTACTGCTGATACTACaaatactactactgatactacaaatactactactgctgatactacaaatactactactactgatactacaaatactactactgctgatactacaaatactactactactaataccatgaatactactactgctgatactactaatactactactgattCTACAAATACTATGTATACTATTGCTGTgaatactactactgctgctattaatactactactgatactaccAATACTACTCATACTAATACTATGagtactactgctgctactgcaaATAGTACCTATACTATTATgaatactactactgctgatactactaatactacgaatgctactactactgatactacatatactactaatactactactgatactactaatactactactgatactacaaATACTATGAATACTACTACTATGAATACTACTACTGTGAATACTACTACTGTGAATACTACTACTGtgaatactaatactactgctgctactgcaaATCGTACTGATAGTAATACTACGAGTACTCGGGGTATTCGGGGTTTATCTGCCTCAGGAGGAAACGACGAcgacatttattaatataacaAAACTTCTTAATTAAACCTGATAGAGAATAAAACAGAGACTAATGAGCCTTTAAATGAGAAAGAACTGattgtttctaatatttagaCAAACCTGATGTACAAACAATATATTATAGTGAAGTCAAAACAACAACTAGATAACTGTAAACATTCAGACCACATggcttcaaatataaattccataaaactcttcataatataaaaacaaccaaTATGACTCCTTGTCTAATTAAACtatcaaaatataatttgacTAATATTTAAACAGTTCGACAGCAGTTGAAACAACCCGACGCCCGtcctctacctgtacctctacctctacctgtacctctacctctacctctacctgtacctctacctgtacctctacctctacctgtacctctacctgtacctctacctctacctgtacctctacctgtacctctacctgtacctgtatctctacctgtacctctacctgtacctgtacctctacctgtacctgtacctctacctgtacctctacctgtacctgtatctctacctgtacctctacctgtacctgtatctctacctgtacctctacctgtacctctacctgtacctctacctgtacctctacctgtacctctacctgtacctgtatctctacctgtacctctacctgtacctgtacctctacctgtacctgtacctctacctgtacctctacctgtacctgtatctctacctgtacctctacctgtacctgtatctctacctgtacctctacctgtacctctacctgtacctctacctgtacctctacctgtacctctacctgtatctgtacctctacctgtacctctacctgtacctgtacctctacctgtacctctacctgtacctgtatctctacctctacctgtacctctacctgtacctctacctgtacctctacctgtacctccacctctacctgtacctgtacctctacctgtacctctacctgtacctccACCTCTgcctgtacctctacctgtacctctacctgtacctgtacctctacctgtacctctatCTGTACCTccacctctacctgtacctctacctgtacctctacctatacctctacctgtacctctacctaTACCtgtacctgtacctctacctgtacctctacctatacctctacctgtacctgtacctctacctgtacctctacctgtacctgtacctctacctgtacctctacctgtacctctacctgtacctctacctgtacctctacctctacctgtacctctacctgtacctctacctgtacctctacctgtatctgtacctctacctgtacctgtacctgtacctgtacctctacctgtacctccacctctacctgtacctctacctgtacctgtaTCTCTACCTCTACttgtacctctacctgtacctctacctgtacctctacctgtacctccacctctacctgtacctgtacctctacctgtacctctacctgtacctctatCTGTACCTccacctctacctgtacctctacctgtacctctacctgtacctctacctgtacctctacctatacctctacctctacctgtacctctacctctacctgtacctctacctgtacctctacctgtacctgtacctctacctgtacctctacctgtacctctacctctacctgtacctctacctgtacctctacctgtacctctacctgtacctgtacctctacctgtacctctacctgtacctgtacctctacctaTACCtgtacctgtacctctacctgtacctctacctgtacctctacctctacttgtacctgtacctctacctgtacctctacctgtacctctacctgtacctctacctctacctgtacctctacctgtacctctacctctacctgtacctctacctgtacctctacctgtacctctacctctacctgtacctctacttgtacctctacctgtacctctacctgtacctctacctgtacctctacctgtacctctacctgtacctgtacctctacctaTACCtgtacctgtacctctacctgtacctgtacctctacctgtacctgtacctctacctgtacctctacctgtacctctacctctacttgtacctgtacctctacctgtacctctacctgtacctctacctgtacctctacctctacctgtacctctacctgtacctctacctgtacctctacctctacctctacctgtacctctacctgtacctgtacctctacctgtacctctatCTGTACCTccacctctacctgtacctctacct from the Thunnus albacares chromosome 21, fThuAlb1.1, whole genome shotgun sequence genome contains:
- the zbtb14 gene encoding zinc finger and BTB domain-containing protein 14; translation: MAETVKYVDDEHKSIFLKLLNEQRLEGEHCDIAVVVEDVKFRAHRCVLAACSNYFKKLFKKHEVDNSSVIEIDFIRSDIFEEVLNYMYTAKISVKKRDVNLMMSSGQILGIRFLDKLCSQKRDVSSEDKEKFPYDIVKMALPPEAQLAADAEVLGEHDDTPTTDDLVEASANQELDKSPSAALRVQEAILKELTNEDIHKVTCYDQDVVTEMEAEPKELGAEHHGTQTLTFADSMGEVKDEQPPGWSTATTDMKFEYLLYGHREQLACQVCGKTFLDETRLRKHEKLHSAERPFACEICTKAFTTHAHLKEHLKIHTGFKPYRCDVCGKSFIRAPDLKKHERVHSNERPFACQMCEKAFKHKSHLKDHERRHRGEKPFVCPSCTKAFAKASDLKRHENNMHSERKQLNPLQSDTETLQAAAMAAEEQHLDNISCS